GCATAGGTACGGATATTTTCGGGCCGCGTCCTGCCAAGGTGTGAACAGCTTTGGCACAAAGTCTGCTACATGCCGTACAGACCGGAATGACTTGAGCGGTTCGCATTCATGACCCCACAATAGCGGTGGAGTACGTATGGCGGCCAAAGAAAAAGAATCAAAGGCCCTGCCGGAAGGGCAGGCTGAAAACCCCAAAAAGGGCTCCAAGGCCAAGCGCATCGTCATTATTTTGGCGATCTTGCTTATCACTCTGAGTGGTGCTGGCATTGGCGGCTATTGGTGGTTTTTCATCCGCACGCCGTCCTCGGCAGGTTCTGCGCCTGCTGAAGCTGCATCTGCGGATGCCGCAGGCAAGGGCGCGGCGGGCCAGACAGGCGCAGGCGGTTCTGGCGGCGCAGGCGGCGGCGCATCCGGTCAGGCCGGGGCAGGCGGTTCTGGCGGCGCAGGCGGCGCGGGCGATGGACGTATTGAACGGCAGGGCGATCTGCCGCGCAGCAGTGGTCAGGTTTTGCCATTGCCGCCCATAACCGTGAACATTTCCGACCCCTCGGGGCGGCGGTATCTCAAGCTGGGGATGGAGGTCGAGGTCAATGCGGACGTTGCCGCTGCATTGCAGGCCAACAATCCGCGTATCCGCGATGCCATCATCATGTTGCTGGCGGGCAAGACGTTTAACGATATCTCCACGCCTGACGGCAAGGTTCTCTTGAAGGCGGAGGTGGCCGCGCGGCTGAACCAGATTCTGGGCGCGCAAAGGGTCATACGCGTATATTTTACCGATTTTGTCGTGGAATAGCGCGGGAACTCAGCCTCTGGCGGCCCCTGGCAGCTGATTTTGTGCGGACGCGGTTTCTGATAGAGGCTTTTGGCAGCCATGCCCGTTGCGGGGCGAGCCGTTGCCGCGATGCCGCCCGAATGTTCGGGTGAGCATGTTGGAATAGAGAATGAGGTGACGTATGTCGCAGGAAGATCAGGAAGCCTTGGCGGCCCAGTGGGCCGCGCAACTGGAAGATGAAGCCAATGCGGCAGAACCTGCTGCGCCTGCTGCACCCGCTGCGCCTGCTGCGCCTGCTGCACCCGCTGCGCCTGCTGCGCCTGCTGCACCCGCTGCGCCTGCTGCACCCGCTGCTGCTGATGCTGCGCCTGGTGGTGCGGCTGGCAGCGGTTTGGATGAAGAAGCTCTGGCAGCCCAGTGGGCAGAATCCCTGGCGCAGG
This DNA window, taken from Desulfovibrio desulfuricans DSM 642, encodes the following:
- a CDS encoding flagellar basal body-associated FliL family protein; amino-acid sequence: MAAKEKESKALPEGQAENPKKGSKAKRIVIILAILLITLSGAGIGGYWWFFIRTPSSAGSAPAEAASADAAGKGAAGQTGAGGSGGAGGGASGQAGAGGSGGAGGAGDGRIERQGDLPRSSGQVLPLPPITVNISDPSGRRYLKLGMEVEVNADVAAALQANNPRIRDAIIMLLAGKTFNDISTPDGKVLLKAEVAARLNQILGAQRVIRVYFTDFVVE